From Channa argus isolate prfri chromosome 21, Channa argus male v1.0, whole genome shotgun sequence, one genomic window encodes:
- the kmt2e gene encoding inactive histone-lysine N-methyltransferase 2E isoform X7, whose amino-acid sequence MAASGSSSGAKALPLAVERCSFSLLLLISPFFALIHSASSPSLSSRPESVEASPVVVEKSSYPHQIYNSSSHHSHSYIGLPYADHNYGARPPPTPPASPPPSMLIRQGEGGVFVPGGQDEASRGTTLSTSEDGSYGADITRCICGFTHDDGYMICCDKCSAWQHIDCMGIDRQNIPETYLCERCQPRHLDRERAILLQTRKRECLSDGDTSATESGDEVPLELYSAFQHMPTPITLTTGRLGNKQAEKKRKKSGEKEPPASSARAKKTFREGSRKSSRVKGAAPEQEPTEHPSLWENKIKTWMERYEEASSNQYSEDVQVLLRVKEQGDGKSLAYNTHPASFKPPVESQVQKNKKILKAVRDLAPDSLIIEYRGKFMLRQQFEANGYFFKRPYPFVLFYSKFDGLEMCVDARSFGNEARFIRRSCTPNSEVRHVIEDGMLHLYIYSLRHISKGTEITIGFDFDYGSCKYKVDCACVRGNQECPVLKHNQEPTENLVSGGRRRGSRKDKEVARDDQGQNQNMSLDGEGKGKSVGDSKQRKLSPLRLSISNNQTREERKMEAILQAFARMEKREKRREQALERIGSIKSEVGGRSDIKEEPATPEAADSPTVMQPLLEVKEEPGLKPAKVKGSRNRKSFSRNRTHIGQQRRRARTISTCSDLPPGSPAESVEPLTNEAPEGETPIVSEPEAISSQPPDTSPPHSSSPAPERSRSGSKNFKTKKHFVSEWVGEKQQDRGAVRTPEPAPERPLRISSDPEVLATQLNALPGMACSPQVYSTPKHYVRFSSPFLVNRSPTTPGVPTGRRRSRELPETPPTTGSCKKRWLKQALEEEGSTSPARRPSLLMSSEGPLSPSINGDSDSPLPYNGTCSLPELPTPLKKRRLSPLDACMSESSTPYGSPCATPTRTDQSETPATLVLMGTPPQPRTEEPCPESLTCTPLQTLSAPQESESSLESSPDVSRKPSVQEADRPPSLMSSPSIRACSSDGISNEPRVSVPESPQLEAVEPVDCAEERADGGPVECSSDASSSAETCASSYPGWIKSPERGPTGPAGLSFSPVNSNLRDLTPSHTLEPLAAPFRPESAAGAAAGTVSLGGSQTPFSESQGQLFYPSSEEGSALGFSRSLSGDATGEGGGSAQNPPQKKKVSLLEYRKRQREARRSGSKNECSSPVSTVPPITVDAFPIALEATIEPPLPLAPTALCNNVPTPTPTTVKDPQINEEADTAEKEGGEGQWTSSTSVEQARERSYHRALLLSKDKDTDGEAEGNDTPALRDCPSPNIQKTPTHAPCSPGPLGQTPSRPAKEEDGDGQPRAPNPTSQPPSKPAGPKPAPLTPTKLHPAPLPSSPVHYPGSSLLHSPKPQPQGSPYRSQRTLFSAQPQNQSQAQPQSGPTTFPQYNAQSAPPPPPPPPPAPPGSTAYFPGQSPSPAGPFPGFKPAVNPPYPPGSQPLMQTLPHSVHYQSSAAPPPPPPPPPHPMSGPTLLHVNLQPPPIQQHQLMLTTAPPPPPPPQGQTSQQQQPPTGSTLLSLTPPPPPPPPPPPAPSTNAPMQQHHFQNLGGFQPGLLHPSAATNPLVPPTTYPPPLQQSGLPPPPPPPPQQTQQGQAQATASQMPSGTRGAPASSTPFHSSGYLSTGWH is encoded by the exons ATGGCAGCGAGTGGGAGCTCTTCAGGAGCGAAGGCGTTGCCTCTGGCTGTTGAGCgctgctctttttctctcctgctgCTGATCTCTCCATTCTTCGCGCTCATCCACTCTGCCTCTTCACCCTCTCTCAGCAg CAGACCAGAATCGGTGGAGGCCAGCCCTGTTGTGGTGGAAAAGTCCAGCTACCCACACCAGATCTACAACAGCAGTTCTCACCATTCCCACAGTTACATTGGCCTGCCTTACGCT GACCATAACTATGGGGCACGGCCCCCACCTACGCCACCGGCCTCCCCTCCCCCTTCTATGTTGATCCGACAAGGAGAGGGGGGGGTGTTTGTTCCAGGCGGCCAAGACGAAGCATCCAGGGGCACCACACTCAGCACCTCAGAGGATGGCAGCTATGGGGCTGACATCACCCGTTGCATCTGTGGCTTCACCCACGATGATGGCTACATGATCTGCTGTGACAAGTGCAG TGCTTGGCAGCATATAGACTGCATGGGAATCGACAGGCAGAACATTCCTGAGACCTACCTGTGCGAACGCTGCCAACCGCGACACCTGGATAGAGAGAGGGCCATCTTGCTGCAGACCAGGAAACGGGAATGTTTATCTG ATGGGGACACAAGTGCAACAGAAAGTGGAGATGAGGTGCCACTAGAGCTCTACTCAGCTTTCCAACACATGCCTACTCCCATTACTCTGACTACTGGGCGTCTTGGCAATAAGCAGGCTGAAAAAAAACGGAAAAAGAGTGGTGAAAAGGAGCCACCGGCCTCCTCTGCCCGAGCCAAGAAG ACATTTCGAGAGGGGTCTAGAAAATCCTCCAGAGTAAAG GGTGCAGCTCCAGAGCAAGAGCCAACAGAGCACCCGTCTCTGTGGGAAAACAAGATTAAGACGTGGATGGAGCGTTACGAAGAGGCCAGCAGCAATCAATACAGTGAGGATGTCCAGGTCTTGTTGCGTGTGAAAGAACAAGGGGATGGCAAGAGCCTGGCATACAACACGCACCCAGCCTCTTTCAAACCACCTGTAGAG AGTCAAGttcagaagaacaaaaaaattctaaagGCAGTGCGGGACTTGGCCCCAGACTCCCTCATCATAGAGTACAGGGGAAAGTTTATGCTTCGGCAGCAGTTTGAGGCCAACGGATACTTCTTCAAGAG GCCATACCCATTTGTGctattttattctaaatttgACGGACTGGAGATGTGTGTGGATGCACGCAGCTTCGGCAACGAAGCACGCTTCATCCGTCGCTCCTGCACACCTAACTCTGAA GTTAGGCATGTCATTGAGGATGGCATGTTGCATTTGTACATCTACTCATTGAGACACATCAGCAAGGGCACAGAGATCACCATTGGCTTTGATTTTGACTATGGCAGCTG TAAATACAAAGTGGACTGTGCCTGTGTGAGGGGAAACCAGGAGTGCCCTGTGCTAAAGCACAATCAAGAGCCCACAGAGAACTTAGTCTCTGGGGGCAGGCGCAGAGGGAGCCGCAAGGACAAGGAGGTGGCTCGGGATGACCAGGGCCAAAACCAGAACATGAGTTTGGATGGCGAGGGGAAGGGCAAGAGTGTAGGCGACAGCAAGCAGAGAAAACTCTCTCCTCTTCGGCTCTCTATCTCAAACAACCAG ACACGCGaagagaggaagatggaggCCATCTTGCAAGCCTTTGCTCGCATGGAGAAACGAGAGAAACGCAGGGAGCAGGCCCTGGAGCGAATTGGTAGCATCAAGTCTGAGGTCGGGGGCCGCAGTGACATCAAGGAGGAGCCTGCCACACCAGAGGCTGCAGATTCCCCAACTGTCATGCAG CCACTTCTGGAGGTGAAAGAGGAGCCAGGTCTGAAGCCGGCAAAGGTCAAAGGCTcgagaaacagaaaaagtttCTCCCGAAACCGAACGCACATTGGCCAACAGCGCAGGCGAGCTCGCACCATCAGCACCTGTTCTGACTTGCCCCCTGGCTCTCCAGCTGAGTCTGTGGAGCCCCTGACCAATGAAGCCCCTGAAGGAGAGACTCCCATTGTATCAGAGCCAGAGGCCATATCTTCTCAACCCCCGGACACCAGTCCACCACACAGCAGCTCACCGGCACCCGAGAGGAGCCGCAGTGGTAGCAAGAACTTCAAAACTAAAaag CACTTTGTTAGCGAGTGGGTGGGAGAGAAGCAGCAGGACCGTGGTGCAGTGCGAACTCCAGAGCCGGCCCCAGAGAGACCGCTGAGAATAAGCAGCGACCCAGAAGTTCTTGCCACACAGCTGAATGCCCTACCAGGCATGGCCTGCTCGCCACAGGTCTACAGCACGCCCAAACACTATGTGCGCTTTTCATCCCCGTTCCTGGTAAATCGCAGCCCCACAACTCCCGGAGTCCCTACAGGTAGACGACGTTCCAGGGAACTGCCCGAAACGCCCCCGACCACCGGCTCTTGCAAGAAG cgGTGGTTGAAGCAGGCTTTAGAGGAAGAGGGCTCTACCAGTCCAGCCAGACGACCAAGCCTCCTAATGTCCAGTGAGGGTCCTCTAAGCCCCTCTATTAATGGAGATTCTGACAGTCCTCTTCCCTATAATGGCACCTGCTCACTACCAG agttGCCCACACCTTTAAAAAAGCGGCGGTTGAGTCCATTAGATGCCTGTATGTCTGAGAGCTCAACACCCTACGGCTCCCCTTGTGCCACACCCACAAGGACAGACCAGTCGGAGACACCCGCAACACTTGTCTTAATGGGTACCCCTCCACAGCCCCGAACAGAGGAGCCATGTCCAGAGTCTTTGACCTGCACCCCATTACAGACCCTTAGCGCCCCTCAGGAG AGTGAATCTTCATTGGAGAGCTCACCAGATGTCAGTCGGAAACCTAGCGTGCAAGAG gctgATCGTCCCCCTTCATTAATGTCCTCTCCGAGCATCAGGGCTTGCAGCTCAGATGGAATCTCAAACGAACCCAGAGTTTCAGTTCCGGAGAGTCCACAGCTGGAGGCTGTGGAACCTGTGGACTGTGCTGAGGAGAGGGCCGATGGTGGGCCTGTAGAATGCAGTAGTGACGCTTCTTCATCTGCAGAAACATGTGCTTCCTCTTACCCCGGCTGGATAAAAAGCCCAGAAAGAGGCCCAACTGGACCAGCTGGCCTCAGCTTCTCCCCCGTCAATTCAAACCTAAGAGACCTTACCCCCTCACACACCCTTGAGCCTCTGGCAGCTCCCTTTAGGCctgagagtgcagctggggCTGCAGCAGGGACGGTATCATTGGGCGGCTCTCAGACTCCCTTCAGTGAAAGTCAGGGGCAGCTCTTTTACCCCTCCTCTGAGGAAGGAAGTGCACTTGGCTTCTCACGCTCACTGAGCGGGGATGCCACTGGCGAGGGAGGAGGGTCAGCGCAGAACCccccacaaaagaaaaag GTTTCCCTGCTAGAATACAGAAAACGTCAGCGTGAAGCCCGTCGTAGTGGCTCAAAGAACGAGTGCAGCTCTCCAGTTTCCACTGTGCCACCTATAACTGTGGACGCCTTCCCCATCGCTTTAGAGGCCACCATTGAGCCTCCTCTGCCCCTGGCTCCCACAGCTCTCTGCAACAACGTCCCCACCCCAACCCCCACCACTGTAAAAGACCCCCAAATAAATGAGGAGGCAGACACTGCtgagaaggaaggaggagaaggacaatG GACGTCGTCAACTTCTGTAGAACAAGCTCGAGAGCGGAGCTACCACAGAGCTCTGCTGCtcagcaaagacaaagacacag atGGGGAGGCAGAAGGTAATGATACGCCTGCATTGCGAGATTGTCCATCCCCAAATATTCAAAAGACGCCGACCCATGCA CCCTGCTCACCTGGTCCTCTTGGCCAAACTCCCAGTCGGCCAGCGAAGGAAGAAGACGGTGACGGCCAACCTCGGGCTCCAAATCCGACTAGCCAGCCACCAAGCAAGCCTGCGGGACCTAAGCCGGCTCCTCTGACCCCAACAAAGCTGCACCCCGCCCCGTTACCCTCATCTCCAGTTCACTACCCTGGATCATCTCTCCTCCATTCTCCCAAGCCTCAGCCTCAGGGCTCACCCTATCGGAGCCAGAGGACGCTGTTCTCTGCTCAGCCTCAGAACCAATCGCAAGCCCAACCTCAGTCTGGCCCTACTACTTTTCCCCAGTACAATGCACAGAGTGCTCcgccaccacctcctccacctccaccagcACCACCAGGCTCTACAGCGTATTTTCCCGGCCAGAGCCCCTCACCTGCTGGACCCTTCCCTGGTTTTAAGCCTGCAGTCAACCCCCCCTACCCCCCTGGCTCTCAGCCCCTGATGCAGACACTTCCCCACAGTGTGCACTATCAGAGTTCAGCTGCTCCACCACCGCCTCCTCCTCCGCCTCCACACCCAATGTCTGGCCCCACCCTGCTGCACGTCAACCTGCAGCCTCCTCCCATCCAGCAGCACCAGCTTATGCTGACCACtgccccacctcctccaccacctccacagGGCCAGAcatcccagcagcagcagcctcccaCAGGCAGCACCTTGCTGTCACTaacccctccaccacctcctcctcctccacctccccctgCTCCCTCAACCAACGCCCCTATGCAGCAACACCACTTTCAGAACTTAGGGGGGTTTCAGCCAGGGTTGCTGCACCCCAGTGCTGCTACAAACCCTTTAGTACCCCCAACTACGTATCCACCACCCCTTCAGCAGTCAGGACtgcctccccctccccctcctcctccccaacAGACTCAGCAAGGCCAGGCCCAAGCCACTGCCTCCCAGATGCCTTCTGGGACTCGTGGAGCTCCTGCGTCCTCGACCCCTTTTCACAGCTCGGGATACCTGAGCACAGGGTGGCACTGA
- the kmt2e gene encoding inactive histone-lysine N-methyltransferase 2E isoform X3, which yields MSIVIPVGVDTADSSYLDMAAGSEPESVEASPVVVEKSSYPHQIYNSSSHHSHSYIGLPYADHNYGARPPPTPPASPPPSMLIRQGEGGVFVPGGQDEASRGTTLSTSEDGSYGADITRCICGFTHDDGYMICCDKCSAWQHIDCMGIDRQNIPETYLCERCQPRHLDRERAILLQTRKRECLSDGDTSATESGDEVPLELYSAFQHMPTPITLTTGRLGNKQAEKKRKKSGEKEPPASSARAKKTFREGSRKSSRVKGAAPEQEPTEHPSLWENKIKTWMERYEEASSNQYSEDVQVLLRVKEQGDGKSLAYNTHPASFKPPVESQVQKNKKILKAVRDLAPDSLIIEYRGKFMLRQQFEANGYFFKRPYPFVLFYSKFDGLEMCVDARSFGNEARFIRRSCTPNSEVRHVIEDGMLHLYIYSLRHISKGTEITIGFDFDYGSCKYKVDCACVRGNQECPVLKHNQEPTENLVSGGRRRGSRKDKEVARDDQGQNQNMSLDGEGKGKSVGDSKQRKLSPLRLSISNNQDPELYEDLEDKTSVSNEVEMESEEQIAERRRKMANPAEQSHLPGGAASSWKGLKHKETREERKMEAILQAFARMEKREKRREQALERIGSIKSEVGGRSDIKEEPATPEAADSPTVMQPLLEVKEEPGLKPAKVKGSRNRKSFSRNRTHIGQQRRRARTISTCSDLPPGSPAESVEPLTNEAPEGETPIVSEPEAISSQPPDTSPPHSSSPAPERSRSGSKNFKTKKHFVSEWVGEKQQDRGAVRTPEPAPERPLRISSDPEVLATQLNALPGMACSPQVYSTPKHYVRFSSPFLVNRSPTTPGVPTGRRRSRELPETPPTTGSCKKRWLKQALEEEGSTSPARRPSLLMSSEGPLSPSINGDSDSPLPYNGTCSLPELPTPLKKRRLSPLDACMSESSTPYGSPCATPTRTDQSETPATLVLMGTPPQPRTEEPCPESLTCTPLQTLSAPQESESSLESSPDVSRKPSVQEADRPPSLMSSPSIRACSSDGISNEPRVSVPESPQLEAVEPVDCAEERADGGPVECSSDASSSAETCASSYPGWIKSPERGPTGPAGLSFSPVNSNLRDLTPSHTLEPLAAPFRPESAAGAAAGTVSLGGSQTPFSESQGQLFYPSSEEGSALGFSRSLSGDATGEGGGSAQNPPQKKKVSLLEYRKRQREARRSGSKNECSSPVSTVPPITVDAFPIALEATIEPPLPLAPTALCNNVPTPTPTTVKDPQINEEADTAEKEGGEGQWTSSTSVEQARERSYHRALLLSKDKDTDGEAEGNDTPALRDCPSPNIQKTPTHAPCSPGPLGQTPSRPAKEEDGDGQPRAPNPTSQPPSKPAGPKPAPLTPTKLHPAPLPSSPVHYPGSSLLHSPKPQPQGSPYRSQRTLFSAQPQNQSQAQPQSGPTTFPQYNAQSAPPPPPPPPPAPPGSTAYFPGQSPSPAGPFPGFKPAVNPPYPPGSQPLMQTLPHSVHYQSSAAPPPPPPPPPHPMSGPTLLHVNLQPPPIQQHQLMLTTAPPPPPPPQGQTSQQQQPPTGSTLLSLTPPPPPPPPPPPAPSTNAPMQQHHFQNLGGFQPGLLHPSAATNPLVPPTTYPPPLQQSGLPPPPPPPPQQTQQGQAQATASQMPSGTRGAPASSTPFHSSGYLSTGWH from the exons ATGAGCATAGTCATCCCAGTAGGGGTGGACACAGCAGACAGCTCATACCTGGACATGGCTGCAGGCTCAGA ACCAGAATCGGTGGAGGCCAGCCCTGTTGTGGTGGAAAAGTCCAGCTACCCACACCAGATCTACAACAGCAGTTCTCACCATTCCCACAGTTACATTGGCCTGCCTTACGCT GACCATAACTATGGGGCACGGCCCCCACCTACGCCACCGGCCTCCCCTCCCCCTTCTATGTTGATCCGACAAGGAGAGGGGGGGGTGTTTGTTCCAGGCGGCCAAGACGAAGCATCCAGGGGCACCACACTCAGCACCTCAGAGGATGGCAGCTATGGGGCTGACATCACCCGTTGCATCTGTGGCTTCACCCACGATGATGGCTACATGATCTGCTGTGACAAGTGCAG TGCTTGGCAGCATATAGACTGCATGGGAATCGACAGGCAGAACATTCCTGAGACCTACCTGTGCGAACGCTGCCAACCGCGACACCTGGATAGAGAGAGGGCCATCTTGCTGCAGACCAGGAAACGGGAATGTTTATCTG ATGGGGACACAAGTGCAACAGAAAGTGGAGATGAGGTGCCACTAGAGCTCTACTCAGCTTTCCAACACATGCCTACTCCCATTACTCTGACTACTGGGCGTCTTGGCAATAAGCAGGCTGAAAAAAAACGGAAAAAGAGTGGTGAAAAGGAGCCACCGGCCTCCTCTGCCCGAGCCAAGAAG ACATTTCGAGAGGGGTCTAGAAAATCCTCCAGAGTAAAG GGTGCAGCTCCAGAGCAAGAGCCAACAGAGCACCCGTCTCTGTGGGAAAACAAGATTAAGACGTGGATGGAGCGTTACGAAGAGGCCAGCAGCAATCAATACAGTGAGGATGTCCAGGTCTTGTTGCGTGTGAAAGAACAAGGGGATGGCAAGAGCCTGGCATACAACACGCACCCAGCCTCTTTCAAACCACCTGTAGAG AGTCAAGttcagaagaacaaaaaaattctaaagGCAGTGCGGGACTTGGCCCCAGACTCCCTCATCATAGAGTACAGGGGAAAGTTTATGCTTCGGCAGCAGTTTGAGGCCAACGGATACTTCTTCAAGAG GCCATACCCATTTGTGctattttattctaaatttgACGGACTGGAGATGTGTGTGGATGCACGCAGCTTCGGCAACGAAGCACGCTTCATCCGTCGCTCCTGCACACCTAACTCTGAA GTTAGGCATGTCATTGAGGATGGCATGTTGCATTTGTACATCTACTCATTGAGACACATCAGCAAGGGCACAGAGATCACCATTGGCTTTGATTTTGACTATGGCAGCTG TAAATACAAAGTGGACTGTGCCTGTGTGAGGGGAAACCAGGAGTGCCCTGTGCTAAAGCACAATCAAGAGCCCACAGAGAACTTAGTCTCTGGGGGCAGGCGCAGAGGGAGCCGCAAGGACAAGGAGGTGGCTCGGGATGACCAGGGCCAAAACCAGAACATGAGTTTGGATGGCGAGGGGAAGGGCAAGAGTGTAGGCGACAGCAAGCAGAGAAAACTCTCTCCTCTTCGGCTCTCTATCTCAAACAACCAG GATCCTGAGTTATATGAGGATCTAGAAGACAAAACCTCCGTTAGCAATGAAGTAGAGATGGAGTCAGAGGAGCAGATTgcagaaaggaggaggaagatg GCCAACCCAGCGGAGCAGTCCCATCTCCCTGGCGGGGCGGCTTCCAGCTGGAAGGGACTGAAACACAAGGAG ACACGCGaagagaggaagatggaggCCATCTTGCAAGCCTTTGCTCGCATGGAGAAACGAGAGAAACGCAGGGAGCAGGCCCTGGAGCGAATTGGTAGCATCAAGTCTGAGGTCGGGGGCCGCAGTGACATCAAGGAGGAGCCTGCCACACCAGAGGCTGCAGATTCCCCAACTGTCATGCAG CCACTTCTGGAGGTGAAAGAGGAGCCAGGTCTGAAGCCGGCAAAGGTCAAAGGCTcgagaaacagaaaaagtttCTCCCGAAACCGAACGCACATTGGCCAACAGCGCAGGCGAGCTCGCACCATCAGCACCTGTTCTGACTTGCCCCCTGGCTCTCCAGCTGAGTCTGTGGAGCCCCTGACCAATGAAGCCCCTGAAGGAGAGACTCCCATTGTATCAGAGCCAGAGGCCATATCTTCTCAACCCCCGGACACCAGTCCACCACACAGCAGCTCACCGGCACCCGAGAGGAGCCGCAGTGGTAGCAAGAACTTCAAAACTAAAaag CACTTTGTTAGCGAGTGGGTGGGAGAGAAGCAGCAGGACCGTGGTGCAGTGCGAACTCCAGAGCCGGCCCCAGAGAGACCGCTGAGAATAAGCAGCGACCCAGAAGTTCTTGCCACACAGCTGAATGCCCTACCAGGCATGGCCTGCTCGCCACAGGTCTACAGCACGCCCAAACACTATGTGCGCTTTTCATCCCCGTTCCTGGTAAATCGCAGCCCCACAACTCCCGGAGTCCCTACAGGTAGACGACGTTCCAGGGAACTGCCCGAAACGCCCCCGACCACCGGCTCTTGCAAGAAG cgGTGGTTGAAGCAGGCTTTAGAGGAAGAGGGCTCTACCAGTCCAGCCAGACGACCAAGCCTCCTAATGTCCAGTGAGGGTCCTCTAAGCCCCTCTATTAATGGAGATTCTGACAGTCCTCTTCCCTATAATGGCACCTGCTCACTACCAG agttGCCCACACCTTTAAAAAAGCGGCGGTTGAGTCCATTAGATGCCTGTATGTCTGAGAGCTCAACACCCTACGGCTCCCCTTGTGCCACACCCACAAGGACAGACCAGTCGGAGACACCCGCAACACTTGTCTTAATGGGTACCCCTCCACAGCCCCGAACAGAGGAGCCATGTCCAGAGTCTTTGACCTGCACCCCATTACAGACCCTTAGCGCCCCTCAGGAG AGTGAATCTTCATTGGAGAGCTCACCAGATGTCAGTCGGAAACCTAGCGTGCAAGAG gctgATCGTCCCCCTTCATTAATGTCCTCTCCGAGCATCAGGGCTTGCAGCTCAGATGGAATCTCAAACGAACCCAGAGTTTCAGTTCCGGAGAGTCCACAGCTGGAGGCTGTGGAACCTGTGGACTGTGCTGAGGAGAGGGCCGATGGTGGGCCTGTAGAATGCAGTAGTGACGCTTCTTCATCTGCAGAAACATGTGCTTCCTCTTACCCCGGCTGGATAAAAAGCCCAGAAAGAGGCCCAACTGGACCAGCTGGCCTCAGCTTCTCCCCCGTCAATTCAAACCTAAGAGACCTTACCCCCTCACACACCCTTGAGCCTCTGGCAGCTCCCTTTAGGCctgagagtgcagctggggCTGCAGCAGGGACGGTATCATTGGGCGGCTCTCAGACTCCCTTCAGTGAAAGTCAGGGGCAGCTCTTTTACCCCTCCTCTGAGGAAGGAAGTGCACTTGGCTTCTCACGCTCACTGAGCGGGGATGCCACTGGCGAGGGAGGAGGGTCAGCGCAGAACCccccacaaaagaaaaag GTTTCCCTGCTAGAATACAGAAAACGTCAGCGTGAAGCCCGTCGTAGTGGCTCAAAGAACGAGTGCAGCTCTCCAGTTTCCACTGTGCCACCTATAACTGTGGACGCCTTCCCCATCGCTTTAGAGGCCACCATTGAGCCTCCTCTGCCCCTGGCTCCCACAGCTCTCTGCAACAACGTCCCCACCCCAACCCCCACCACTGTAAAAGACCCCCAAATAAATGAGGAGGCAGACACTGCtgagaaggaaggaggagaaggacaatG GACGTCGTCAACTTCTGTAGAACAAGCTCGAGAGCGGAGCTACCACAGAGCTCTGCTGCtcagcaaagacaaagacacag atGGGGAGGCAGAAGGTAATGATACGCCTGCATTGCGAGATTGTCCATCCCCAAATATTCAAAAGACGCCGACCCATGCA CCCTGCTCACCTGGTCCTCTTGGCCAAACTCCCAGTCGGCCAGCGAAGGAAGAAGACGGTGACGGCCAACCTCGGGCTCCAAATCCGACTAGCCAGCCACCAAGCAAGCCTGCGGGACCTAAGCCGGCTCCTCTGACCCCAACAAAGCTGCACCCCGCCCCGTTACCCTCATCTCCAGTTCACTACCCTGGATCATCTCTCCTCCATTCTCCCAAGCCTCAGCCTCAGGGCTCACCCTATCGGAGCCAGAGGACGCTGTTCTCTGCTCAGCCTCAGAACCAATCGCAAGCCCAACCTCAGTCTGGCCCTACTACTTTTCCCCAGTACAATGCACAGAGTGCTCcgccaccacctcctccacctccaccagcACCACCAGGCTCTACAGCGTATTTTCCCGGCCAGAGCCCCTCACCTGCTGGACCCTTCCCTGGTTTTAAGCCTGCAGTCAACCCCCCCTACCCCCCTGGCTCTCAGCCCCTGATGCAGACACTTCCCCACAGTGTGCACTATCAGAGTTCAGCTGCTCCACCACCGCCTCCTCCTCCGCCTCCACACCCAATGTCTGGCCCCACCCTGCTGCACGTCAACCTGCAGCCTCCTCCCATCCAGCAGCACCAGCTTATGCTGACCACtgccccacctcctccaccacctccacagGGCCAGAcatcccagcagcagcagcctcccaCAGGCAGCACCTTGCTGTCACTaacccctccaccacctcctcctcctccacctccccctgCTCCCTCAACCAACGCCCCTATGCAGCAACACCACTTTCAGAACTTAGGGGGGTTTCAGCCAGGGTTGCTGCACCCCAGTGCTGCTACAAACCCTTTAGTACCCCCAACTACGTATCCACCACCCCTTCAGCAGTCAGGACtgcctccccctccccctcctcctccccaacAGACTCAGCAAGGCCAGGCCCAAGCCACTGCCTCCCAGATGCCTTCTGGGACTCGTGGAGCTCCTGCGTCCTCGACCCCTTTTCACAGCTCGGGATACCTGAGCACAGGGTGGCACTGA